Proteins encoded together in one Pseudomonas arsenicoxydans window:
- a CDS encoding autotransporter outer membrane beta-barrel domain-containing protein, giving the protein MSYSILPVGVSIPCVRTVSIFALSVFFTSYSQARTINVDETISSGDPVENFVIGSGATVTVNNASTLNVSSNGSQFVVNTGTTQDIAANNGSTVTLNNANVVARANQPGVRITNSNATITDSTIISNVTGLQVARVVNAPLATTVSLIGTTVTGGETGAVVSAQTVLNMRDSQLVGSSLSGNGLRLAGGDVFARGGSLVGGQNGVLLSGDNFLSRANSLVLDGVCVEGVNGAAISVDSAGRPVVTEVHLINSANLVGGNGNLLEVNNGGTVNLTVDNVASLTGNIKVATGAISNVVLQNNSLLTGNLHNVASVSLNNQSVLKGDVVNDSTNPSSVLLDNGSSLEGQIVNSSRVTINNKAQWKVTGDNEVNALALNGGTVKFHGAPTYSRLNVVNLSGEGTFGLDANLASGTSDFLNVTGTASGKHQLLVTPTGNEPTSRNPVKVGNIAAGNADFSLSGRAIDAGAFTYKLLKDGEGLYLVPDKETVSTGTNAALAIAGTAPTVLYAEMTTLNTRLGDRRLNGAEPSARTRSTDQSQVGVWIRTYGNQYRVANAYGEGYSQNQNGVSVGGDKQLLMGDGQWLVGGFGGYSKTDLDLKLGSTATIDSVYLGGYLTWYDADSGYYVDTVAKLNQFDNHAEVRMSDGTLTKSDYKNLGLSGSVEVGKHIALNGAFFVAPYTQLNAAVVQGKDYTLDNGLRVSNDNTRSLLGEVGATVGREIVLGNGSKLQPRIKAAVAHEFVKNNVVSVNDNDFNNNLATTSVKLSGGINWAPTRKSWQVYAEVGTSQGKTIDQDWSASAGLSYNF; this is encoded by the coding sequence ATGTCTTACAGTATTTTGCCTGTGGGTGTCTCTATTCCTTGCGTTAGGACAGTGTCCATTTTTGCACTGTCTGTTTTTTTTACGTCCTACTCTCAGGCGCGCACCATAAATGTCGATGAAACCATTAGTTCGGGCGACCCTGTGGAGAATTTCGTGATCGGCAGCGGCGCCACAGTAACGGTAAACAACGCGTCGACGCTGAATGTTTCTTCAAATGGCTCTCAATTCGTTGTCAATACCGGCACTACGCAAGATATTGCGGCCAACAATGGATCGACCGTTACACTGAACAATGCCAACGTCGTCGCTCGGGCCAATCAGCCCGGGGTCAGGATTACCAATTCCAATGCGACGATTACAGACAGCACAATTATTAGTAACGTGACAGGACTGCAGGTTGCTCGCGTCGTCAATGCTCCCTTGGCTACCACCGTCAGTTTGATTGGAACTACAGTAACCGGCGGAGAGACCGGCGCGGTTGTTAGTGCGCAAACTGTACTGAATATGCGTGACTCACAGTTGGTTGGGTCAAGTTTGTCCGGAAATGGTTTGCGTCTGGCAGGGGGAGATGTCTTTGCGCGAGGCGGTAGTCTCGTCGGTGGTCAAAATGGTGTGTTATTGAGCGGTGATAACTTTTTAAGTCGCGCAAACAGTCTTGTCCTTGATGGTGTTTGTGTCGAAGGGGTGAACGGTGCGGCAATTTCCGTTGACTCCGCCGGGCGTCCTGTGGTGACTGAGGTGCATCTAATCAATAGCGCCAACCTGGTGGGTGGCAATGGTAATCTGTTGGAAGTCAACAACGGGGGAACTGTAAACCTGACGGTCGATAACGTCGCGTCTTTGACTGGCAATATAAAAGTTGCTACCGGGGCCATTTCGAACGTGGTATTGCAGAACAACAGTTTGTTAACAGGCAATCTGCATAATGTGGCGAGTGTTTCCTTGAACAACCAGAGCGTCCTGAAGGGGGATGTGGTGAATGACTCGACGAACCCTTCGTCGGTACTGCTCGATAATGGCTCGTCACTTGAAGGTCAAATCGTCAACTCTTCCCGGGTCACCATCAATAATAAGGCTCAGTGGAAGGTGACTGGAGACAACGAGGTCAACGCCTTGGCCCTGAATGGCGGGACCGTAAAATTTCATGGTGCTCCCACCTATTCCCGACTGAATGTGGTCAATTTGTCGGGTGAAGGTACTTTCGGTTTGGACGCTAATCTCGCGTCCGGTACCAGCGATTTCCTGAATGTCACCGGCACGGCTTCAGGCAAGCATCAGCTTCTGGTCACACCCACTGGCAATGAACCGACCTCAAGAAACCCGGTCAAGGTGGGTAATATCGCGGCCGGTAACGCGGATTTTTCCCTGTCCGGTCGCGCGATCGATGCGGGAGCCTTTACCTATAAGTTATTGAAGGATGGCGAAGGTCTGTACCTGGTGCCCGATAAGGAAACTGTCAGTACGGGGACCAATGCAGCTTTGGCAATCGCCGGTACTGCACCAACCGTTTTGTATGCCGAAATGACTACGCTCAACACTCGCCTCGGTGACAGACGTTTAAACGGTGCTGAACCGAGTGCTCGCACCCGTTCTACAGACCAATCCCAGGTGGGGGTTTGGATACGCACCTATGGCAATCAGTACCGCGTGGCCAATGCGTACGGTGAGGGTTACTCCCAAAATCAGAACGGTGTGTCGGTAGGGGGCGATAAACAGTTATTGATGGGGGATGGACAATGGCTGGTGGGTGGTTTTGGTGGATACAGCAAGACAGACCTGGACTTGAAACTGGGTAGCACGGCCACCATTGATAGCGTCTACCTGGGTGGTTATTTGACTTGGTATGACGCGGATTCCGGCTACTACGTAGATACCGTGGCCAAGCTCAACCAGTTTGACAATCACGCTGAAGTGAGAATGAGCGACGGGACGCTAACCAAGAGCGACTACAAAAACCTCGGGTTGAGCGGGTCGGTTGAGGTTGGTAAACACATCGCACTCAATGGTGCCTTCTTCGTTGCTCCCTATACTCAACTTAATGCCGCCGTGGTTCAAGGCAAGGATTACACCCTTGATAACGGCCTGCGGGTAAGCAACGACAATACTCGTTCTTTGCTGGGCGAGGTGGGTGCCACGGTGGGACGCGAGATCGTTCTGGGCAATGGCAGCAAACTGCAGCCGCGAATCAAGGCCGCGGTAGCTCATGAGTTTGTGAAAAACAATGTGGTGAGTGTCAACGACAATGATTTCAATAACAACCTGGCAACGACGAGTGTAAAACTGAGTGGTGGTATCAACTGGGCACCGACTCGGAAAAGCTGGCAGGTATACGCTGAAGTGGGAACCAGTCAGGGCAAAACCATTGATCAGGATTGGAGCGCAAGTGCCGGTTTGAGTTATAACTTTTAA